A single window of Thalassomonas viridans DNA harbors:
- a CDS encoding response regulator: MKESVTLVEDDEKMASLLQSYFQGFGFDVNIISCGDDAAGQILANPPSVVILDLMLPGQDGLSICRSIREKYSGKILILTATGDDMDQVAALEMGADDFVHKPIQPRVLLARVRMLLRRQDNAPQAKPDAQTSDKVLEFGRLWVNSSLQRCRLGEEVVPLTPSEFSILWALASRAETVLSREQLLQVLSGLEYDGLNRTVDNKIAQLRKKLKDDASRPKGIITVRGKGYLFVPDYW, encoded by the coding sequence GTGAAAGAAAGTGTTACCCTGGTTGAAGATGACGAGAAAATGGCGTCATTGCTGCAAAGTTATTTTCAAGGTTTTGGCTTTGACGTCAATATTATCTCCTGCGGCGACGATGCCGCCGGGCAGATCCTGGCAAACCCGCCGTCGGTTGTGATTTTGGATCTGATGCTGCCGGGACAGGATGGTTTGTCGATTTGCCGTAGTATCCGGGAAAAATATAGCGGTAAGATTTTGATCCTCACCGCCACAGGTGATGATATGGATCAGGTGGCGGCCCTGGAAATGGGCGCCGACGATTTTGTCCATAAACCCATCCAGCCCCGGGTTTTACTGGCCCGGGTGCGCATGCTGCTAAGGCGTCAGGACAATGCGCCACAGGCAAAGCCTGATGCGCAGACAAGCGACAAGGTACTGGAATTCGGCCGGTTATGGGTGAACTCCTCCCTGCAAAGGTGTAGGCTTGGCGAAGAAGTGGTGCCGTTAACCCCGTCGGAGTTTTCTATCCTCTGGGCGCTGGCGAGCCGGGCCGAAACCGTGTTGTCGCGTGAGCAATTGCTGCAGGTATTATCCGGCCTTGAGTACGATGGCCTGAACCGCACCGTCGACAATAAAATTGCCCAGCTGAGGAAAAAACTCAAAGACGATGCCAGCCGTCCCAAGGGCATCATTACCGTCAGGGGCAAAGGTTATCTCTTTGTTCCCGATTATTGGTAA
- a CDS encoding ATP-binding protein — protein sequence MTRLFISLYLGILATFMVFILVAHLINTFLIVDIENIIDAEQFSAEVALLERLDPHISRQERQRLIQEVAQKNQLLITEIKKDEVPEHVQDQLDAYPVWFDDDEYDYFRAFSPLQYYRLSEDEDNELLLIDDKVAMAIFIAFIVFIALNCFIWLYGLHRKLRHLEDTADKISRGQLHQRAPVKKSLRVGRLNLRFNEMAGRIEQLLLGHKRLTQAVAHELRSPLFRLQLQIDLLDQAKEEDRQAHLRSLEEDVHQLNELVDEFLEYGKMQRSELALTSESVWVTPFVEELCDNLALENRESATEIKLESTIASDLRIEADKGKLTRALNNLLRNAIKYGNARIKLKVSREQDLLAFSVEDDGEGIPEQYREQIFQPYFRLNTKAHDRVSGYGLGLTICREIAELHRGTLRVQQSEFGGAAFKLKLPLG from the coding sequence ATGACTCGATTATTTATTTCCCTCTACCTTGGCATATTGGCGACCTTTATGGTCTTTATTCTGGTGGCCCACCTGATCAATACCTTTTTGATCGTGGATATTGAGAATATTATCGATGCCGAGCAGTTTAGCGCAGAAGTGGCTTTACTGGAAAGGCTGGATCCCCACATCAGCAGGCAGGAGCGGCAGCGGCTGATACAGGAGGTGGCACAAAAAAATCAACTGCTGATAACAGAAATCAAAAAAGACGAGGTTCCAGAACATGTGCAGGATCAGCTGGATGCTTATCCGGTTTGGTTCGATGATGACGAGTATGATTACTTCAGGGCATTTTCCCCGCTGCAGTATTACCGCCTCAGTGAAGACGAAGACAATGAATTGCTGCTTATCGATGATAAAGTCGCGATGGCGATTTTTATCGCTTTTATTGTGTTTATTGCCCTCAATTGTTTTATCTGGTTATACGGCCTGCACAGGAAACTGCGCCACCTGGAAGATACCGCAGATAAAATCAGCCGGGGACAGCTGCACCAGCGGGCGCCGGTAAAGAAAAGCCTCAGGGTGGGGCGGCTAAACCTCAGGTTTAATGAAATGGCCGGGCGTATCGAACAGTTGCTGCTCGGGCACAAGCGCCTGACCCAGGCGGTCGCCCATGAATTACGTTCTCCCCTGTTCAGGTTACAGCTGCAAATCGACTTGCTCGATCAGGCGAAGGAAGAAGACAGGCAGGCGCATTTGCGCAGTCTGGAAGAAGATGTTCATCAGCTCAATGAGCTGGTGGATGAATTTCTTGAATATGGCAAGATGCAACGTTCAGAGTTAGCCTTAACAAGCGAGTCCGTTTGGGTGACCCCTTTTGTGGAAGAGTTATGTGACAACCTGGCCCTTGAAAACCGGGAAAGTGCAACAGAGATTAAATTGGAAAGCACAATAGCAAGTGATCTCCGCATAGAGGCGGATAAAGGGAAATTAACCCGGGCGCTGAATAACCTGCTCAGAAATGCGATCAAATACGGCAATGCCCGGATAAAACTTAAAGTCAGCCGGGAACAAGACCTGCTGGCATTTAGTGTTGAAGACGACGGTGAGGGCATACCCGAACAATACCGGGAGCAGATTTTTCAGCCCTATTTCCGTTTGAATACTAAAGCCCATGACAGGGTGTCCGGTTATGGCCTGGGTTTGACTATTTGCCGGGAAATTGCCGAGCTGCACCGGGGCACATTACGGGTGCAGCAAAGCGAATTTGGTGGGGCCGCGTTTAAGCTCAAACTTCCTTTAGGCTAA
- a CDS encoding substrate-binding periplasmic protein, producing MDKTRLISVFFMAMLALELPAEEVWKVTSLDWQPYSGETLANQGRSVEKLKQILQQAGITLVVEFYPWNRSKMLVKTNHEYIGIFPVWPEDTFEAALLSSPVDWSEIAVLKRAGIEVNFNSIDELFKKYSVGVVSTYIYPKKIMDAMAKHPQHTDGASNEVTLLKKLATGRNQVAITDPKVMLFLAKRYGIDNIEYVKKITDKELVLAFRDDEQNRKRLRVLNRLLQQQEK from the coding sequence ATGGATAAAACCAGGCTAATATCCGTGTTTTTTATGGCTATGCTGGCATTGGAGTTACCGGCGGAGGAAGTCTGGAAAGTCACATCCCTGGATTGGCAGCCTTATTCAGGCGAAACATTAGCAAACCAGGGCCGTTCGGTTGAAAAATTAAAGCAGATATTACAACAGGCTGGTATCACGCTTGTGGTGGAGTTTTATCCATGGAACCGCTCTAAGATGCTGGTGAAAACCAACCATGAATATATCGGAATTTTTCCTGTTTGGCCGGAAGATACGTTTGAAGCAGCTTTGTTGTCATCTCCCGTGGATTGGTCCGAAATTGCCGTGCTAAAACGTGCCGGTATCGAAGTGAATTTTAACAGTATAGATGAGCTATTTAAGAAATATTCCGTAGGAGTGGTCAGCACTTATATTTATCCTAAAAAGATCATGGATGCCATGGCGAAACACCCGCAGCATACTGACGGCGCCTCCAATGAAGTTACCTTGTTGAAAAAACTGGCCACGGGCCGTAACCAGGTGGCGATCACAGATCCAAAAGTGATGCTGTTTCTGGCAAAGCGTTACGGCATTGATAATATCGAATATGTTAAAAAAATTACCGACAAGGAGCTGGTGCTGGCGTTTCGGGATGATGAGCAAAACAGGAAACGTTTAAGAGTATTAAACCGTTTGCTGCAACAGCAGGAAAAATAA
- the ansA gene encoding asparaginase, which translates to MKKRIYVAYTGGTIGMKESSQGYVPVKGHLTNFINKTPEFHRIEMPDFVIHEYQPLIDSSNMAPGDWQRIAEDIRDNYDDYDGFVVLHGTDTMAYTSSALSFMFENLTKPVIVTGSQIPLSQLRSDGQVNLLNALYIAANYPISEVGLFFNNKLFRGNRSIKAYADGFNAFDSPNMPPLLEAGINIRVLAGKVEHKPHQALKLSAITPQPVGVIHLYPGISAELVANVIKQPVKALILRSYGVGNAPQDPALLACLEKASKQGIVIVNISQCTKGTVNMGGYATGSALSQCGVISGYDMTLEAALTKLHYLLSQGHDYHQICHLMQQNLRGELDN; encoded by the coding sequence ATGAAAAAACGTATTTATGTCGCCTATACCGGCGGTACCATAGGAATGAAAGAAAGCAGCCAGGGTTATGTACCGGTCAAAGGCCATTTAACCAATTTTATTAACAAAACCCCGGAATTTCACCGGATTGAAATGCCCGATTTTGTTATTCACGAATACCAGCCGCTGATCGACTCTTCCAATATGGCCCCGGGAGACTGGCAGCGTATCGCCGAAGATATCCGCGATAACTATGATGACTACGACGGCTTCGTGGTCCTGCACGGCACGGATACCATGGCCTATACCAGCTCGGCATTATCCTTTATGTTTGAGAACCTGACCAAGCCGGTGATCGTTACCGGCTCGCAGATCCCGTTAAGCCAGCTGCGCTCCGACGGCCAGGTCAACCTGCTCAATGCCCTGTATATTGCCGCCAATTACCCCATCAGCGAAGTCGGCCTGTTTTTCAACAACAAGCTGTTCCGCGGTAACCGCAGCATCAAGGCGTATGCCGACGGCTTTAATGCCTTTGACTCCCCCAATATGCCGCCGCTGCTGGAAGCGGGCATCAATATCCGGGTGCTTGCCGGCAAGGTAGAGCACAAACCGCATCAGGCGCTTAAGCTCAGCGCCATCACGCCGCAGCCGGTAGGGGTTATTCATTTATATCCCGGGATCAGCGCAGAGTTAGTGGCCAATGTTATCAAACAGCCGGTCAAGGCCCTGATCTTAAGGAGTTACGGCGTCGGCAATGCCCCGCAGGATCCCGCCCTGCTCGCCTGCCTGGAAAAGGCCAGCAAGCAAGGCATAGTGATAGTCAATATCAGCCAGTGCACCAAAGGTACGGTCAATATGGGGGGTTATGCCACTGGCTCTGCCCTGAGCCAGTGCGGCGTCATCTCAGGTTACGATATGACCCTGGAAGCGGCATTAACTAAGCTGCATTACCTGTTAAGCCAGGGGCACGACTATCACCAGATCTGCCACTTAATGCAGCAAAACCTGCGCGGAGAATTGGATAACTAA
- the sppA gene encoding signal peptide peptidase SppA has product MNQSPGTIKRLSLSLWRVLNISRKVIVNLVFFTLLLLFFVAITQDGDKVSIPKKTALVLNLNGDIVEQKREIDPMSAFMAEAMNRPEENPEILLSDVLDVIDRAKNDDRVSVLVLQLQNMNRAGLTKLADIAKAIDDFKTSGKQVIALGDQYTQDQYYLASHANNIWLDPKGWMILDGYGRYQMYFKSALDKLAISQHIFRVGTYKSAVEPYMRDDMSPAAKEANRVWLNDLWSRYKEDVAKQRKFGVENFDESIDDLVAKFKAANGNFAEYALSNHWVDALKTREQMRDELIKLAGKNAKGDSYSKVTFKEYLSSIKAPFPVVNPGSDKVAIVVAKGTILNGTQSPGTIGGDSTAKLLRKARQNDKVKAVVLRVDSPGGSAYASEIIRREIELLKAAGKPVIASMGTYAASGGYWISASANKIMAAPTTITGSIGIFGLMMTFENSLDKLGIHTDGVGTTDIAGYSPTRPLSDGMAQIFQLNIDRGYQDFISLVADSRNMTLEQIDEIAQGRVWSGARAKELGLVDELGDLDDAVSAAADIAGLDNYDTLLIEKELTPQEIFLQNLLGNALALIGSEPVTGSGPVDQFIGKVRSELTRLNQFNDPQGIYSFCLTCESY; this is encoded by the coding sequence ATGAACCAAAGTCCAGGTACAATCAAACGTCTGAGTTTATCGCTGTGGCGGGTACTCAACATTTCGCGCAAGGTAATCGTCAACCTTGTGTTTTTCACCCTGCTGTTGCTGTTTTTCGTCGCGATCACCCAGGACGGCGATAAAGTCAGTATTCCCAAGAAAACCGCCCTGGTATTAAACCTCAACGGTGACATCGTTGAGCAAAAACGGGAAATCGATCCCATGAGCGCCTTTATGGCGGAAGCCATGAACCGGCCGGAAGAAAACCCCGAGATCCTGTTAAGCGATGTCCTGGACGTAATCGACCGGGCAAAAAATGATGACCGGGTATCGGTATTGGTACTGCAGCTGCAAAACATGAACCGCGCAGGTTTAACCAAACTTGCCGATATCGCCAAGGCCATAGATGACTTTAAAACTTCCGGCAAGCAGGTAATTGCCTTAGGGGATCAATACACCCAAGATCAATATTACCTGGCCAGCCACGCCAACAATATCTGGCTGGATCCCAAAGGTTGGATGATCCTCGACGGTTACGGCCGCTACCAGATGTACTTTAAATCGGCACTGGACAAACTGGCCATCAGCCAGCATATCTTCCGCGTCGGCACCTATAAATCCGCGGTAGAACCTTATATGCGCGACGACATGTCCCCCGCCGCCAAGGAAGCCAACCGGGTATGGCTAAACGATCTGTGGAGCCGCTACAAAGAAGATGTCGCCAAACAAAGGAAATTCGGGGTCGAGAACTTCGATGAAAGCATCGACGACTTAGTGGCCAAATTTAAGGCCGCCAACGGTAACTTTGCCGAATACGCCTTAAGCAACCACTGGGTAGACGCCTTAAAAACCCGCGAGCAGATGCGCGACGAACTGATCAAGCTTGCCGGCAAAAATGCCAAGGGCGACAGTTACAGCAAGGTTACCTTTAAAGAGTACCTGTCCTCCATCAAGGCCCCTTTCCCTGTTGTTAACCCGGGCAGTGACAAAGTAGCGATAGTTGTCGCCAAAGGCACTATCTTAAACGGCACCCAGTCGCCGGGCACCATAGGCGGCGACAGCACCGCCAAACTGCTGCGCAAGGCCCGTCAAAACGACAAGGTCAAAGCCGTGGTATTACGGGTTGACAGCCCGGGCGGCAGCGCCTATGCCTCGGAGATCATCCGCCGTGAAATCGAACTGTTAAAGGCCGCCGGCAAACCGGTGATCGCTTCTATGGGCACCTATGCCGCCTCCGGCGGTTACTGGATTTCCGCTTCTGCCAATAAAATCATGGCGGCCCCGACCACGATCACAGGTTCTATCGGTATTTTCGGCCTGATGATGACCTTTGAAAACTCCCTGGACAAATTGGGCATACACACAGACGGCGTCGGCACCACAGATATTGCCGGTTACAGCCCGACCCGTCCCCTGAGCGACGGTATGGCGCAAATCTTCCAGCTCAACATCGACCGGGGTTACCAGGACTTTATCTCCCTGGTGGCAGACAGCCGCAACATGACCTTAGAGCAAATCGATGAAATTGCCCAGGGACGTGTCTGGTCAGGCGCCCGCGCCAAAGAGCTGGGATTGGTGGATGAACTGGGAGATCTTGATGATGCCGTCAGCGCCGCCGCCGACATTGCCGGCCTGGACAATTACGACACCCTGCTGATCGAAAAAGAATTGACGCCGCAGGAAATTTTCCTGCAAAACCTGCTTGGCAATGCCCTGGCCCTTATCGGCAGCGAGCCGGTAACCGGCTCAGGCCCGGTTGATCAGTTTATCGGTAAGGTACGTTCAGAGCTTACCCGGTTGAACCAGTTTAATGATCCCCAGGGGATCTACTCATTCTGTTTAACCTGCGAGTCATATTAA
- a CDS encoding DoxX family protein yields the protein MKIFILYQNLLKKLPVFDGVPALLIRLYLAPVFIIAGYSKTQLANPEVTGLASLSADPNIIAWFGNADWGLGLPFPALLANLATWTEFFGGWLLLFGVLTRLVSIPLMFTMVVAATSVHLDNGWFAITPTNPDTSPAKVLSWVGIEGAQQSLDNSLEAKRRLDRMRDIIDENGNPEWLYEKGNIVVLNNGIEFATTYFIMLLALFFIGAGRFTSVDYYLSRKLEAKHRHHQQFG from the coding sequence ATGAAAATATTTATTTTATACCAAAACCTGTTAAAAAAATTGCCTGTTTTTGACGGCGTACCTGCGTTGTTAATCCGTTTATACCTGGCCCCGGTGTTTATTATTGCCGGTTACAGTAAAACCCAGCTGGCTAACCCGGAAGTGACCGGACTGGCCAGCCTGAGTGCAGATCCCAATATTATTGCCTGGTTTGGCAATGCCGACTGGGGCCTGGGGCTGCCATTTCCTGCTTTGCTGGCAAACCTTGCTACCTGGACCGAGTTTTTCGGCGGCTGGTTGCTGTTATTCGGTGTGCTGACCCGGTTAGTCTCGATTCCTTTGATGTTTACCATGGTAGTGGCCGCTACCAGCGTGCATCTGGATAATGGCTGGTTCGCCATTACCCCCACCAACCCGGATACCAGCCCGGCCAAAGTGCTTTCCTGGGTAGGGATTGAAGGGGCGCAGCAAAGCCTGGATAACAGCCTGGAGGCAAAAAGACGCCTGGATCGCATGCGCGATATTATCGATGAAAACGGTAATCCCGAGTGGTTGTATGAGAAAGGTAATATAGTGGTGCTTAATAACGGCATTGAGTTTGCCACCACTTATTTTATTATGTTGCTGGCATTGTTTTTTATCGGGGCGGGGCGCTTTACCAGCGTCGACTATTACCTCAGCCGCAAACTGGAAGCCAAACACCGGCATCACCAGCAATTCGGTTAA
- a CDS encoding NAD(P)H nitroreductase, whose protein sequence is MSQVPQDAIELLLQRQSNPFLEQPAPNRDDLDKILSAAMRVPDHGGLAPWHFTVIENGGLDKLSDILVGAAEAKNAEEAKIAKAKKMPYRAPMIIVISTRFIEHKVPEQEQLIAAGCAAHAMQMAAFALGYGAMWRTGEFSYNPQVKEALNIKLIDQIVGFLYVGTESKALPAKPVKPYQDFVSYFE, encoded by the coding sequence ATGAGTCAAGTACCCCAAGACGCCATCGAGCTGCTGTTGCAGCGCCAGTCAAATCCTTTCCTTGAGCAGCCGGCCCCGAACCGGGATGATCTCGATAAAATTTTAAGTGCCGCCATGCGCGTGCCGGACCACGGCGGTTTAGCCCCCTGGCATTTTACCGTCATCGAAAACGGAGGCCTGGATAAGTTAAGCGATATCCTGGTCGGCGCCGCCGAAGCGAAAAATGCCGAGGAGGCGAAAATCGCCAAGGCGAAAAAAATGCCTTACCGGGCGCCTATGATCATAGTGATCAGCACCAGGTTTATCGAGCATAAGGTGCCCGAGCAGGAGCAGCTGATTGCCGCAGGCTGTGCCGCCCATGCCATGCAGATGGCGGCCTTTGCCTTAGGCTATGGCGCTATGTGGCGCACCGGGGAGTTCAGCTATAACCCTCAGGTAAAGGAAGCGTTAAATATCAAACTGATAGATCAAATCGTCGGTTTTTTATATGTAGGCACAGAAAGCAAGGCTTTACCTGCCAAGCCGGTGAAACCCTACCAGGATTTTGTCAGTTATTTTGAATAA
- a CDS encoding methyl-accepting chemotaxis protein — MGILVAGALVSWQAASVAAKAMEKSAFEQLVAVRELQKTQIENYFLTISRQIKTLSNNTMVIDAMRDLPELFFKFDQQTRLRDNNALARYYTGEFDPEYQRKNPGTNTSSVSKLRQLDQNSKSLQHAYISGNSHPLGNKNALEMADDGSEYSLLHSKYHKHLNLFLDEFGYYDIFLVEPDNGYVVYSVFKELDFATSLTSGPYKDTGLAQAYAMANQSTGPSDGILIDFKPYFPSYDAAAAFIGSAIFAPDGRKLGVLIFQMPIDRINDLMTYEQGWRDVGLGDSGETYLVGDDSLLRSQSRFLMEDKTSYLSALKNAGVDDILLKKIAASNSAIGLQRVDTEGASAAIAGQAGIKSLKDYRGVDVLSAFAPLNISGVKWGILSEIDVAEAMADKDKLIAQIWWVMTIIMLILLPLISAVAYMVGRGISNPIQSFIAQVNAVTAKKDLTTRVSYHGNDELASLADSFNHLLTGIQEILHCVENLAKTLYQSTNKMLQGMDETTGQTEHQCQNADSVAVATNELLSTIQEVARNATTAAETVRETDNKCQDTSHAAGLLTGYMDDLNRQMISASDSITKLAEESQSIGSVLDVIQSIAEQTNLLALNAAIEAARAGEQGRGFAVVADEVRTLASRTQQSTEDIRAKISALQSETSTAVEMVAASGKVANASISASKDNRETLGHVVDLVARLNDMNAQIATAAEQQTTVVNDINQNITEIAGTSQQISEKADANKGDVKRISILVTNLEEKMREFKL; from the coding sequence ATGGGAATATTAGTAGCAGGAGCGTTGGTAAGCTGGCAGGCGGCATCGGTTGCGGCAAAAGCGATGGAAAAAAGCGCTTTTGAGCAATTAGTTGCCGTCAGGGAGTTGCAGAAGACCCAGATAGAAAATTACTTTCTGACTATCTCCCGCCAGATCAAAACTTTGTCAAATAATACCATGGTGATCGACGCCATGCGTGATTTGCCCGAGTTGTTTTTTAAGTTCGATCAGCAAACCAGGCTAAGGGACAATAATGCCCTGGCGCGATATTACACCGGGGAATTTGATCCCGAATATCAGCGGAAAAACCCCGGCACCAATACCAGTTCGGTCAGTAAGCTCAGGCAACTGGATCAAAATTCCAAGTCTTTGCAACACGCCTATATCAGCGGAAACTCACATCCTTTGGGCAATAAAAACGCCCTGGAGATGGCGGATGACGGCAGCGAATACAGTTTGCTGCACAGCAAGTACCATAAGCACCTGAATCTGTTTTTAGATGAGTTTGGCTATTATGATATTTTTTTGGTGGAGCCGGACAACGGCTATGTAGTTTATTCTGTTTTTAAAGAACTTGATTTTGCCACTTCGTTAACCTCCGGTCCCTATAAGGATACCGGACTGGCTCAGGCCTATGCCATGGCTAACCAAAGTACCGGGCCAAGCGATGGGATCCTGATCGACTTTAAGCCTTACTTTCCCTCTTATGATGCCGCTGCCGCCTTTATCGGCTCTGCTATTTTCGCTCCCGACGGCAGGAAACTGGGAGTATTGATCTTTCAGATGCCCATCGACCGCATCAATGATCTTATGACTTATGAGCAAGGCTGGCGCGATGTTGGCCTGGGAGATAGCGGTGAAACCTATCTGGTGGGAGATGACAGTTTACTGCGCAGCCAAAGCCGGTTTTTGATGGAGGATAAGACCAGTTACCTGTCGGCGTTAAAAAACGCCGGTGTCGATGATATTTTGCTGAAGAAAATAGCTGCCAGTAATTCGGCGATAGGCTTACAAAGGGTAGATACCGAAGGGGCTTCGGCTGCCATTGCAGGGCAGGCAGGCATAAAGTCCCTTAAAGATTACCGCGGCGTTGATGTGTTGTCGGCATTTGCGCCGTTAAATATTTCCGGGGTCAAGTGGGGCATTCTCAGCGAAATTGATGTTGCTGAAGCCATGGCGGATAAGGATAAGCTGATTGCCCAGATCTGGTGGGTGATGACGATTATTATGCTGATCCTGCTGCCGCTGATCTCTGCCGTTGCCTATATGGTGGGGCGGGGGATCTCAAATCCCATTCAGAGTTTTATTGCCCAGGTGAATGCCGTGACCGCAAAAAAAGATCTGACCACCCGGGTCAGTTATCATGGCAATGACGAACTTGCTTCGTTGGCAGACTCCTTTAACCATTTGCTGACCGGTATCCAGGAAATTCTCCATTGCGTGGAAAATCTGGCGAAAACCTTATACCAGTCTACCAACAAGATGCTGCAGGGCATGGATGAAACCACGGGACAAACAGAGCACCAATGCCAGAATGCCGACAGTGTCGCGGTGGCCACCAATGAGTTGCTGTCGACAATACAGGAAGTGGCCCGCAATGCGACCACGGCGGCGGAAACCGTCAGGGAAACCGACAACAAGTGCCAGGACACCAGCCATGCCGCCGGTTTGCTGACCGGTTATATGGATGATTTAAACCGGCAGATGATATCTGCGTCAGACTCTATTACCAAGCTGGCGGAGGAAAGCCAGTCGATAGGTTCGGTATTGGATGTGATCCAGTCGATAGCCGAGCAAACCAACTTGTTGGCCTTGAATGCCGCCATCGAAGCCGCCAGGGCCGGAGAGCAGGGGCGGGGTTTTGCGGTAGTGGCAGATGAAGTCAGAACTCTGGCCAGCAGAACCCAGCAATCCACGGAAGATATCCGGGCTAAAATCAGCGCCTTGCAAAGTGAAACCTCCACTGCGGTAGAAATGGTGGCGGCATCCGGCAAAGTGGCCAATGCCAGCATCAGCGCCAGCAAGGATAACCGGGAAACCTTAGGTCATGTGGTGGACTTAGTGGCGCGGTTAAACGATATGAATGCACAAATCGCCACGGCTGCCGAGCAGCAGACTACTGTGGTAAATGACATTAACCAGAATATCACCGAAATTGCCGGTACGTCGCAGCAGATTTCTGAAAAAGCGGATGCCAACAAGGGAGATGTGAAAAGGATCAGTATTCTGGTGACTAACCTTGAAGAGAAGATGCGGGAATTTAAACTTTAA
- the asnS gene encoding asparagine--tRNA ligase, whose amino-acid sequence MSVISITDVLTGKYPVDETITVHGWIRTRRDSKAGISFLAIHDGSCFDAIQAIVPNELDNYQTEVLKLTTGSAVKVTGILVESPGQGQSFEIQATAVEVLGLVEDPDTYPMAAKRHSIEYLREHAHLRARTNIGGAVTRVRNTLAQAIHRFLHSKGYYWISTPLITASDCEGAGEMFRVSTLDMENLPRTDKGEVDYSQDFFGKEAFLTVSGQLNVETYCCALSKVYTFGPTFRAENSNTSRHLAEFWMVEPEIAFADLAIAGDLAEEMLRYVFKALLEERADDMAFFQQRVDKTVIDRLNNVIEKDFVRMDYTDAIEILQNCGKKFENEVFWGVDLNSEHERYLAEEHVGGPVILQNYPKDIKSFYMRLNDDNKTVAAMDILAPGIGELIGGSQREERLDVLDQRLAEMGLDPVDYSWYRDLRRYGTVPHSGFGLGFERLVAYATGIQNVRDVIPFPRTPNNAAF is encoded by the coding sequence ATGTCTGTTATATCGATTACGGATGTATTAACAGGAAAATACCCCGTTGACGAAACCATCACAGTACATGGCTGGATCCGCACACGTCGCGATTCCAAAGCCGGTATTTCATTTTTAGCCATTCACGATGGTTCATGTTTTGATGCCATTCAGGCCATAGTGCCGAATGAGTTAGACAATTATCAAACTGAAGTACTTAAACTCACCACGGGCAGCGCGGTAAAAGTCACCGGCATCTTAGTGGAATCTCCGGGCCAGGGACAGTCTTTTGAAATCCAGGCCACCGCAGTTGAAGTATTAGGTCTGGTGGAAGACCCGGATACCTACCCTATGGCGGCCAAACGCCACAGCATCGAATATTTACGCGAACACGCCCACCTGCGCGCCCGTACCAATATCGGCGGCGCGGTGACCCGGGTACGCAACACCCTGGCGCAGGCGATCCACAGATTCCTGCACAGTAAAGGTTATTACTGGATCAGCACACCGTTGATCACCGCCAGCGACTGTGAAGGCGCCGGTGAAATGTTCCGCGTCAGCACCTTAGACATGGAAAACCTGCCGCGCACCGACAAAGGCGAAGTGGACTACAGCCAGGATTTCTTCGGTAAAGAAGCCTTCCTGACGGTATCCGGTCAGTTAAACGTAGAAACCTACTGCTGCGCCCTGTCCAAGGTTTATACCTTTGGCCCGACCTTCCGCGCAGAAAACTCCAATACCAGCCGCCACTTGGCAGAGTTTTGGATGGTAGAGCCGGAAATCGCCTTTGCCGACCTGGCCATTGCCGGCGATCTGGCGGAAGAAATGTTACGTTATGTCTTTAAAGCCCTGCTAGAAGAGCGCGCCGACGATATGGCCTTCTTCCAACAGCGCGTTGACAAAACCGTTATCGACCGTTTAAACAACGTTATCGAAAAAGACTTTGTGCGCATGGACTACACGGACGCCATTGAAATCCTGCAAAACTGCGGCAAGAAATTCGAAAACGAAGTATTCTGGGGTGTAGATCTCAACTCGGAGCACGAGCGTTACCTGGCGGAAGAGCATGTCGGCGGACCTGTTATCCTGCAAAACTACCCAAAAGACATCAAGTCTTTCTACATGCGCCTGAACGACGACAATAAAACCGTGGCCGCCATGGACATCCTGGCGCCGGGCATAGGCGAACTGATCGGCGGCAGCCAGCGTGAAGAGCGCCTGGACGTACTGGATCAGCGCCTGGCTGAAATGGGACTGGATCCGGTAGATTACAGCTGGTACCGCGACCTGCGCCGTTACGGCACTGTGCCCCACTCAGGCTTTGGTTTAGGTTTTGAGCGTCTGGTTGCTTATGCGACGGGTATCCAAAACGTACGTGACGTGATCCCATTCCCGCGTACCCCGAACAACGCCGCGTTCTAA